In Besnoitia besnoiti strain Bb-Ger1 chromosome I, whole genome shotgun sequence, the genomic window TCTCGGTTTTCCCGCTTTTTCGCTAAAAAAAGTTACCTTGAGGCCAGGGAGGGCGCTGAGCTCGTCGTGGTTCGCCAGCCAGTCGCGCAGGTTgcggagcgcctgcggcgcgtcgagtTCGTTCGTCAGCGACACGCCGAGCGCCAGCAAGCTGAAAAAACGCACACAAAACAACCCACACAAGCGTTTTCTGCTCCACCCAGCCCTGTGCGCGAATCCCTCACACGAGAGGATAAAGGGCATCCATACACGCAGAGGCAAATATTGACGCAGGCAcgccgaagagagagcgaggagccTTCACAGCCGCGCAGGTCAAGCAGCCTTGGCGTATGCATCCCCACGCGGTACCTGTCGAGGTTGTACGGGTCGACTTCGTGGCCTTTCTTGAGGCAGAGTatcgcgtccgcgtcctgcgAGGAAAGGCGCACATCTCTAGGAAGTGTGGAGGTCTGAAACAGATACATTGTTATACAGATATAGATGTATAGATGTAGACATGGATATAAATATGTACAGATAAGGACACTGCTGTATGACTGGGCGGGCGtcatctgcggcggcgttgtCTCTTCGAGACGAGGCGCGTTTGTCGGGATCCAGTTTTCTAGGGAAAAGTTCGCTCTCTGTTTTTCACTTCGTTATAAGAATACACGTAATACTTGGAACCCATTTCAGTTCACCTGTTCGCTGTCtgcgagggcctcgccgAGAAGCCGCCAGCCCTCCGAGCTGTTTGGGTTCTGCTGCACctccgcctcgagcgccttCACGGCCTCTTGCAGCTTTCCCTCCtcgagcagccgcagcgcgcgggcgagcgggTCCGGTTCAGAGAGATACGGATTGTCTTTCGAAAACGCAGgtgtcgcgccgccctctgcctccctcaggcctgcatgcgtgcgcacAGCTTCAGTCGCCGGAAGGATAAGGCGCCAGAAAACAGACAGCCTGGTGGGCACTCACACACTTCAGAGTGGTAGAAAAACAGACAGATGGAGTCAGACGCAGTCACGTGTGCAGCCGGATGTTTTTGACATGCAGGGGGAACACGGGCCGCCACGCGTAGAGAGAAAGGTACGGAGGCTCGCACGGTAGATTcatgcaggcgcagacgcgcacacgCATCTCGGGACGTTGGCGCAAACGTCGGTGGAACaaacgagaaaaaacgccgTTCTCCACGCGCTGGAACTTGTCGCTGAATCTGCACTTGAGAACAACGACCTGCCGGACTATtcacgcacgcgcaggcacagcgtcgaggcgcgcgtaTGCAGCGCCCGAGAGAGCCTCGTAAAGAGAGCGATATTCGCTGCGCCCCGGTCACCCTCGCCCGCCCTATTCTGTCTTGTGGCTGTGACAAGCAGACGAATCACTTTTTACAACGAGACTGAAAAACGTATtttcctctgcaggcagTTTCTAGTCGCGCGCCACCAGCGCGCTGAACTTCGCAGCTTACCGAGATCtcccgcggcttcgccccgATCGACGTGCGGGCACAGCCCCTCTGCGCAGATGAGCACGCGGTGCACACGCGAAGGAAAATGCAACAAAAACCAAAACATGAAGACAGGATCGCAAGCAGGtttggcgccgccgagagcggggtggcgcggcagactgaggagacgcgcccgcgagcgtcgcgaggagagaagcggcccgcgcgcagcctcccccACCCGCTCCCCAGGCGAGCGGAAGcgcagaaaagcagagacacagaaacTTCGGATTCGCACGAGAAAGAACGGTTTTCTTACCCATCAGAGACGCCTCGTCATCGGCGGACGTCGCAAACGCCTTGCTCAGTTCAGCAGTGTTGAAGATCGAGCGGAAAAGAGAaagctcctcttcgtctaTCTCTCCCTGCGAAGGGGACCGCAAGCACGCGAAGCCTCAGGTTGCGCCCGCCACGGAGAtcgcggaaggcgaaaaagaaacgaaaaacaAACCGCGAGGCTCCACGGAGTGCTAAGGGCCTCCAACTCCACGGCACGAAGCAGAAAcaacgagggagacgaggctcgagacacgcaggcccacgagagggagaaaagcgGAATTCGCCGACCTCCGTGGAAGACACAGACCGCTAAGTCTCAGAGGTCACAGGCTCCAGAGAGGCTAATGAGGAGGGCACCCGCAGGCACTCGCAGGGCGCTAGACGAGCACCTACATACAgacatacatacaaatacatacatgtatgcagATAGATCTATAAATACACGTAAATATGTAGATATAAATAGAAATACGGGtaaaaaacagagaagggGTATCAAAGTATGCACCGGTGCGCAGAAGCAGGTAggtctctttcttcctctccttgaGCGCGTATCCTTTCGCAGGATTTTATCTCCGCGGTCGAGGCGCTCGTCGAAGtccacgcggccgcgagggcgccacGCAGACCGAGACGCGTCCGCGTTTCAGCCTGGAAATTTGCTTACGTTGTCTCGAGCCTGTGTCCAGGCCTGCTCAAGTTCGCGCATGCTCTGTTCGAAGGAGGCGCACTCCTCTGCACTGCCGTCGTCTTTGCCTCCCGTGTCCTCCTTCGTgggcgcgtccgcctgcgcgttgggtctctccgcggccctcgtcgcccgcagaTGCGCATCCCAGTCCACCGGCTTCCCTGTCGCGTCGACCAGCTGAAAAAAAAGTaaaaaagcggaaaaaaggCGCGCCATTCGAGTCAAGTAAGTACCAACCGTACCAGGATTAAGCACGTCTCTCTGAGAATCTAcgttgagactatcggtaTACATTGGAGCCGCTAACTTCccagacggcgagaaggggcCGAGAAGCGAGGCGTCTGCCCGCGGGGAAGGCGCGACACGCCTGTCAAAGAGCGTCCTCCAAGAAAATGCAGTCGCTTCGAAGGCTGGCGGCGAACAGACAACgggcctcgctcgctggaggccggcgccacaCAGTCGGCGCCACACAGTCAGCACTATATCTCTCCACGGTCTCCAGCCTCCCGCCCACATATGGACACGTCGGTGGCGTGGAAGTGAGTGAGAGCGTCGGCGCACGTTAGTCTCTTTGAACGCCTCACAAAGCCTGCAGTTTTTTGAAAAAcgaagacgcgaaagacGGCACGGACGCCGCACGGTTGCCACGGTGTGCCTCGCGGGATGCAGGACCTTTTCGCGGGCCCCCGCCCACGCGTTTCGAGAAGTCTCTCTTCTCACCTGGCCGTCTTCGATTGAAAgttcgcccgccgccagctgccgAATGAAATGCCCAAACTCGGAGCGCTCCAGCTTTTCTTCACCCATCGCCTTGAGGCTCTGGAGCatgtcgcgcgccgctgcctgcgagagagaaaagtgCGAATccgagaagcagaaacacTCGGTGCAAACGAGGAGGAAACCGCAGCGAGTGAAAGACTCGGCCGACCCCTGCATGTCACCTGTGCCGCGTTCCCCCCGCTACGAGCacttcttccctctctcgcgcgagaAACTTTTGCCACTGTCCTTCTCTGGGCTCTGCTCACCGCGTCGAAGGTCGCCGCCCGTCTCTGCGGGCccccggcctccgcctctgcgccgccacgcgcctgggcgtcgcgctccagcgccgccgtcgcggcgctcgccgctgacgaagcggaagaagaaggggacgcagaagaggaagaacaGGAGTTGAAGGAGGAGCGTGGCTGGATGCCAGCAGCTCGTTGGGCgatccgcgcggcggcgagcgagttTCGGTGCGCCtcggaggagaaggcggtCGCGTCTCGGTCCCAAAAGAAGCCGCCTGGCTCGTAAATGGGaacctgcggcggcgggtgcgGAAAGGCCAGcaaaggcggagacgaaaaaggcccaaacggcgacgcgcggggaGCGCTGTGCGtaggcgccgtcgctgggCGAGTCTGTGGAAAAAACACACCAGGCGAGCCACGGCACTGTCCCGCGGGGCAATGGGCCTGCGCACGACGCTTCAAGAGTTCAGCGTCAAGGCTCTGTGTGCCTGTAAGAGGAATGCTTGTTCAATGAGAGctcctgcctcgcgtgtGCGCCAGCTGGCGGTGAACCCGCCTCCGTTGGCTCTGATGCAGCCCCTCCGGTTCGCTCCCCGCCGAGGCACCGTACGCGCGCTCACCTGgtccgcctgcgtctcgcccaGCGGGCCCTCTGGGCTGCTGGCGGACGCCAGGagtcgcagcgcctctgggtcgcgcttcttctgAGAAGAGAACTCGAGAGCACTGGAGGCTTCGCGGtgtgcgaaggcgcggaatTCGTCTAGccagcccgcggcggcagcctcccCCTC contains:
- a CDS encoding tetratricopeptide repeat-containing protein (encoded by transcript BESB_009680), yielding MAFRALLSQPRAANPCAADASRVASAAASGAGSNALTSFLSSVSTDPLRTRQLLEGYDVASALAGPPPALPEALLASSLLASETLGPADSPFPGDALDAAWKQAQQTQACGLEGADAHAGDAPALGRPPDGLESFHGLAGPETLSIHAPPSGELHQFGHAAPRTGLPFAAPLQSEEVPRYSLPPHLSTQDFASAGCVPGASLLQRPGGFSSTVPPQSAELSPFHVGPPSAPAHGDLGSEGEAAAAGWLDEFRAFAHREASSALEFSSQKKRDPEALRLLASASSPEGPLGETQADQTRPATAPTHSAPRASPFGPFSSPPLLAFPHPPPQVPIYEPGGFFWDRDATAFSSEAHRNSLAAARIAQRAAGIQPRSSFNSCSSSSASPSSSASSAASAATAALERDAQARGGAEAEAGGPQRRAATFDAAAARDMLQSLKAMGEEKLERSEFGHFIRQLAAGELSIEDGQLVDATGKPVDWDAHLRATRAAERPNAQADAPTKEDTGGKDDGSAEECASFEQSMRELEQAWTQARDNGEIDEEELSLFRSIFNTAELSKAFATSADDEASLMEGLCPHVDRGEAAGDLGLREAEGGATPAFSKDNPYLSEPDPLARALRLLEEGKLQEAVKALEAEVQQNPNSSEGWRLLGEALADSEQDADAILCLKKGHEVDPYNLDSLLALGVSLTNELDAPQALRNLRDWLANHDELSALPGLKRPVPEDFEELKKHVISLFRDAAAWKGGIEGDVHLALGVIFNIDQNFNKALFHFTEALKFASGRRAASLWNKIGATLANSGRSAAALLAYGQTLAMRPNYPRAWTNLGVAHSNLGDTERALQYYLTALSLNPLASHLWYYVRSAVISLGKFDWLGLAENRDLEGLRALMLAGTVPTREALLEKGAARAPQEDAEILQQIFQAIRQAA